Proteins found in one Oreochromis niloticus isolate F11D_XX linkage group LG22, O_niloticus_UMD_NMBU, whole genome shotgun sequence genomic segment:
- the LOC100711058 gene encoding serine/threonine-protein kinase SBK2, which produces MTAAAKLLDEMCHLTAQSLNSMDTSEHFKVVKLLGEGSYGKVMLAVHRKRGTPMALKFFPRDSTSLFSFLREYNLSLSFCTHPSLTRALGIAYSTPSHYIFAQQASLFGDLYEVIIPELGMEEDCCQRVVSQLCGALSHLHSLGFVHRDLKPENVFLCDSACRWVKLGDFGMVKSRGTRIPEVWYNSPYCTPEAEIARGNNDSSNITDGNDGIKVGEEKKKKRVWVSVEPSTDSWALGILTYAMLTGSHPWAETASDCHSYLKYQEWFERSKSPNDELDVWAEPQTESPQDLDDAGLEKKNHIPKAPQFACFTHLACSFFQSLLNPRPQLRGKPDEALSYLGGEWMMEKERVRLEKERKKSRGKGGIRNMKEMEGRGER; this is translated from the exons ATGACG GCTGCCGCAAAACTTTTGGATGAGATGTGTCATCTGACGGCTCAGTCTCTGAACTCAATGGACACATCGGAGCACTTCAAGGTCGTGAAGTTGCTGGGTGAAGGCTCGTATGGAAAAGTTATGCTGGCTGTACACAGAAAGAGAG GTACTCCGATGGCTCTGAAGTTCTTCCCTCGTGACTCTACTTCTCTGTTCTCTTTCCTGAGGGAGTATAACCTCTCCCTGTCGTTCTGTACTCACCCATCCCTGACCAGAGCTCTGGGAATAGCCTATTCCACACCATCACACTACATCTTCGCTCAGCAAGCCAGCCTCTTCGGTGATCTGTACGAAGTCATCATACCTGAG CTTGGTATGGAGGAGGACTGCTGTCAGCGGGTGGTGTCTCAACTGTGTGGTGCACTTTCCCACCTGCACTCTCTTGGTTTTGTCCACAGAGATCTCAAACCAGAAAACGTCTTCCTTTGTGACTCTGCCTGCCGCTGGGTCAAACTGGGAGACTTTGGCATG GTAAAGTCCAGGGGAACCAGGATCCCAGAAGTCTGGTACAATTCTCCTTACTGCACCCCCGAGGCTGAGATTGCTCGAGGAAATAATGACAGCAGCAATATAACTGATGGAAATGATGGCATCAAGGTTGgtgaagagaagaagaaaaagagagttTGGGTTTCCGTGGAGCCAAGTACAGACAGCTGGGCGCTGGGCATCCTGACATACGCCATGCTTACCGGCAGCCACCCCTGGGCTGAAACAGCCAGCGACTGCCACTCATACCTAAAATATCAAGAGTGGTTTGAAAGAAGTAAAAGCCCCAACGATGAACTGGACGTGTGGGCTGAGCCACAAACAGAGAGCCCGCAGGATCTGGATGATGCTGGACTGGAAAAGAAGAACCACATTCCCAAAGCTCCCCAGTTTGCATGTTTCACCCATTTGGCCTGTTCCTTTTTCCAGTCACTCCTCAACCCACGGCCACAGCTTCGTGGGAAACCTGATGAGGCTTTGAGTTACCTGGGAGGAGAATGGATGATGGAGAAAGAGAGGGTGAGGCTGGAGAAGGAGCGTAAGAAGAGTAGAGGGAAAGGAGGGATCAGAAACATGAAAGAGATGGAGGGGAGGGGAGAGCGTTAA